A genomic stretch from Coffea arabica cultivar ET-39 chromosome 10c, Coffea Arabica ET-39 HiFi, whole genome shotgun sequence includes:
- the LOC113714697 gene encoding uncharacterized protein, with translation MDNGILQVTISKPDGIVTGICYNGIHNLLEVLNEEENRGYWDIVWSPEGSTGTTGTFERIKATTFKVILEAEEQVELSFSRTWDTSLEGKLAPLNIDKRFVMLSGSSGFYSYAIYEHLKEWPGFNLDETRIAFKLRKDKFHYMAIADNRQRYMPLPDDRLPDRGQELAYPEAVLLVNPVEPEFKGEVDDKYLYSCVNKDLKVHGWICMDPLVGFWQITPSNEFRSGGPLKQNLTSHVGPTNLAVFLSAHYAGEDLVPKFQRGEPWKKVFGPVFLYLNNILEGEDPCLLWEDAKKQMMIEVNCWPYSFPSSEDFQKSTQRGNVSGRLLVQDRFVSNDPLPASCAYVGLAPRGDVGSWQRECKDYQFWTKADTNGNFSITNIRTGDYNLYAWVPGFIGDYKSDVPITITSGCKIEMGDLTYQPPRDGPTIWEIGIPNRSAREFYVPDPNPNYINKLYTIHLDRFRQYGLWERYTELYTQNDLVYTIGQSDYRKDWFFAQFNRKKDDNTYQGTTWQIKFELDSISTGGNYKLRVALASAAQAILQVRVNDQSTENSPLFSSGLIGKDNSIARHGIHGLYWLFNLDVPSTLLVSESNTINLTQANGTSPLQGLLYDYIRLEGP, from the exons ATGGACAATGGCATTCTCCAAGTCACAATATCAAAACCTGATGGCATCGTTACTGGAATATGTTATAATGGCATTCACAATCTTCTTGAAGTTctcaatgaagaagaaaatagagG GTACTGGGACATTGTATGGAGCCCAGAAGGAAGCACAGGAACAACAGGAACTTTTGAAAG GATCAAAGCCACAACTTTTAAGGTTATTTTGGAGGCCGAAGAACAGGTAGAGCTTTCATTTTCAAGAACGTGGGATACATCGTTAGAAGGCAAGCTAGCTCCTCTGAACATAGACAAAAG GTTTGTAATGCTGAGTGGTTCCTCTGGCTTTTACTCCTATGCTATCTATGAACACTTGAAAGAGTGGCCTGGATTCAACCTTGATGAAACAAGGATAGCTTTCAAGCTCAGAAAGGACAA GTTCCATTACATGGCTATAGCTGATAACAGGCAAAGGTACATGCCCTTGCCTGATGACCGGTTACCAGATAGAGGCCAAGAACTCGCATATCCTGAAGCAGTCCTACTTGTGAACCCTGTGGAGCCAGAGTTTAAAGGGGAG GTGGATGACAAGTATCTGTACTCGTGTGTCAACAAGGATCTCAAGGTCCACGGATGGATTTGTATGGATCCACTTGTGGGTTTCTGGCAGATTACTCCAAGCAATGAGTTCAGATCCGGCGGACCCCTTAAACAAAATCTGACTTCTCATGTTGGTCCAACAAACTTAGCT GTGTTTCTCAGTGCTCACTATGCGGGAGAGGATTTAGTGCCCAAATTTCAACGAGGTGAACCATGGAAAAAGGTTTTTGGACCAGTTTTTTTGTATCTCAATAATATTTTGGAAGGAGAGGATCCGTGTTTACTTTGGGAGGATGCTAAGAAACAG ATGATGATCGAAGTGAATTGCTGGCCGTATAGTTTTCCATCCTCGGAGGACTTCCAAAAATCAACGCAGCGTGGTAATGTTAGCGGAAGACTATTAGTTCAAGACAG GTTCGTCAGTAATGATCCTTTACCAGCCAGTTGTGCTTATGTGGGCTTGGCTCCACGAGGAGACGTGGGATCCTGGCAAAGAGAATGCAAG GACTACCAATTTTGGACAAAAGCAGACACCAATGGTAATTTCTCCATCACTAATATACGTACTGGAGACTATAACCTCTATGCATGGGTGCCTGGTTTTATTGGTGATTATAAGAGTGATGTCCCTATCACCATAACTTCAG GGTGTAAAATTGAAATGGGTGATCTTACTTATCAGCCTCCCAGAGATGGACCTACAATATGGGAAATAGGCATCCCTAATCGTTCTGCGAGAGAGTTTTATGTTCCTGATCCTAACCCAAATTACATCAATAAACTTTACACCATTCACCTTGACAG GTTCAGGCAATATGGACTGTGGGAGAGGTATACAGAGTTGTATACTCAAAATGACTTGGTGTATACCATTGGCCAGAGTGACTATAGGAAAGACTGGTTCTTTGCTCAATTCAACAG GAAAAAGGATGACAATACATATCAAGGAACCACTTGGCAGATCAAGTTCGAACTTGACAGTATCAGTACTGGTGGCAACTACAAATTGAGAGTGGCACTTGCATCTGCAGCACAAGCCATTCTGCAG GTTCGCGTGAATGATCAAAGTACAGAAAATTCTCCTCTATTTTCAAGCGGGTTGATAGGGAAAGATAATTCGATTGCAAGACATGGGATTCACGGCCTCTATTGGCTATTCAATCTCGACGTTCCCAGCACGTTGCTTGTTTCAGAGAGCAATACAATCAATTTGACTCAGGCAAATGGCACCAGCCCTTTGCAGGGACTCCTGTATGATTATATTCGCTTGGAAGGaccctaa